In a genomic window of Paracoccaceae bacterium:
- a CDS encoding ABC transporter permease: MLTDYPRLRAILLRVAQAIPVVIGVVVISFLLTRALPGDPAVYFAGVAADEASIEQVRITLGLDKSMAQQFVIYVGNLLQGDLGQSLSSGRPVATDLANRLPASLELTLTALLLAVVIAVPLGVLAATRPGTWVDHVCRVLVTAGVSLPTFFTGILLIYIFYYLLGIAPSPLGRLDFIYLDPDHVTGFYLIDAALMGDWETWRGAAKQLILPASTLALFTLAPIARMTRAAMLTALSSDFIRTARAAGLSSSLVLYRYAFRNALLPVVTTLGMVFSFALGANVLVEKVFAWPGIGSYAVEALVVSDYAAVQGFVLAMALLFVALNLLIDLLYTAIDPRIGFSSK; the protein is encoded by the coding sequence GTGCTCACCGACTACCCCCGGCTGCGCGCGATCCTGTTGCGCGTGGCTCAAGCAATCCCCGTGGTGATCGGCGTCGTTGTCATAAGCTTTTTGCTGACACGCGCCCTACCGGGTGATCCAGCGGTGTACTTTGCCGGGGTGGCCGCCGATGAAGCATCTATTGAACAGGTTCGTATCACATTGGGCCTGGACAAATCGATGGCTCAGCAATTCGTCATTTACGTCGGAAACCTGCTACAAGGCGACTTGGGTCAATCGTTGTCCAGCGGCAGACCGGTGGCGACCGATCTGGCAAACCGATTGCCCGCCTCTTTGGAATTGACCCTGACCGCCTTGCTTTTGGCCGTTGTCATTGCTGTTCCGCTGGGCGTACTCGCCGCCACACGCCCCGGCACTTGGGTGGATCATGTATGCCGGGTTCTGGTGACTGCGGGGGTATCGCTGCCAACGTTTTTTACCGGGATCCTTTTGATTTATATATTTTATTACCTTCTGGGCATAGCCCCGTCACCCTTGGGTCGGTTGGATTTTATCTATCTGGATCCGGATCATGTGACCGGCTTTTACCTGATAGACGCAGCCCTTATGGGCGATTGGGAAACCTGGCGCGGCGCGGCGAAACAGCTGATACTGCCCGCCTCTACCTTGGCCCTGTTCACGCTGGCGCCCATTGCACGGATGACGCGGGCTGCGATGCTCACGGCGCTGTCCTCTGATTTCATCCGGACTGCCCGCGCCGCCGGATTGTCCAGCAGTTTGGTTCTTTACCGCTATGCATTTCGCAACGCACTGCTGCCGGTTGTGACCACCTTGGGAATGGTCTTTTCCTTTGCCCTTGGCGCGAATGTTCTGGTGGAAAAGGTTTTCGCCTGGCCCGGTATCGGATCTTATGCGGTCGAGGCACTTGTGGTCTCTGATTATGCTGCTGTTCAAGGGTTTGTGTTGGCCATGGCTCTACTATTTGTGGCACTTAACTTATTGATTGATCTGCTTTATACGGCGATTGACCCTCGCATCGGGTTTTCGTCCAAATGA
- a CDS encoding ABC transporter permease — protein sequence MLQKPSTTAEGNFAHILYVLRANPVTLVAFGMFAFLILSAIFGPALVPYDPLATNAATALQPPSSAHWFGTDQVGRDVFSRVIVATRLDLSISVAAVALSFVVGSILGCVAGYWGGWPDIILNRFLDTIMAFPLFVLAMGIVAALGNTIENIIYATAIINMPFYARLVRAEVNIRRDAGFVRAAKLAGNSDLRVLATQIFPNALPPMMVQVSLNLGWAILNAAGLSFIGLGVSPPTAEWGIMVAEGANFIVSGEWWLAVFPGLWLMFAVFTFNLLGDGLRDIVDPRKRT from the coding sequence ATGCTCCAAAAGCCGTCTACTACTGCGGAAGGCAATTTTGCTCATATCCTATATGTTTTGAGGGCCAATCCTGTCACTTTGGTGGCATTCGGCATGTTTGCATTTCTGATCCTGTCGGCGATCTTTGGCCCGGCACTGGTGCCTTATGATCCTTTGGCAACAAACGCGGCAACGGCCCTGCAGCCACCCTCATCAGCGCATTGGTTCGGCACCGATCAAGTTGGGCGCGATGTCTTCAGCCGCGTAATCGTGGCAACCCGGCTGGATTTGTCGATTTCGGTTGCAGCAGTGGCTTTGTCCTTTGTCGTCGGCTCCATTCTGGGATGTGTCGCAGGGTATTGGGGCGGCTGGCCCGACATCATTCTGAACCGGTTTCTCGATACGATCATGGCCTTTCCGCTCTTCGTCCTGGCCATGGGTATCGTGGCCGCTTTGGGCAATACGATTGAGAACATCATTTATGCCACCGCGATCATCAATATGCCATTTTATGCCCGTCTGGTGCGCGCCGAGGTCAACATCCGGCGCGATGCGGGGTTCGTGCGCGCCGCCAAACTGGCCGGAAATTCGGATCTGCGCGTGTTGGCGACGCAAATTTTTCCAAACGCTTTGCCGCCGATGATGGTCCAGGTCTCGCTCAATCTTGGTTGGGCGATCCTCAATGCCGCAGGGCTGTCGTTTATCGGGCTGGGCGTCAGCCCACCCACTGCCGAATGGGGTATCATGGTTGCCGAAGGCGCCAACTTCATAGTCTCCGGAGAATGGTGGCTGGCCGTATTTCCCGGGCTGTGGCTTATGTTTGCGGTGTTCACATTTAACCTTTTGGGCGACGGGCTGCGCGACATTGTCGACCCGCGCAAAAGGACGTAG
- a CDS encoding ABC transporter ATP-binding protein, translated as MLSVKDLCVKFQTRRGAVDAVRGISFEVSKGEILGIVGESGSGKSVTSYALMRILDAGGTITAGEAVYSGVDLRRAAERDMRNIRGREISMIFQNPRAALNPIRKVGHQIEDVLRQHARATRYDARIKAVEALKAVRINDPESRYDAYPFELSGGMCQRIVCALALACDPRLLIADEPTTGLDITTQKAVMDLVRDLIRARDMSSILITHDLGLAAQYCDRILVMKDGVIVEQGDPVQIFSEPQHPYSRKLVDATPRIGASVRSLLPPEDRASELVVEVSDQPLLQVRNLVKTYAGKSGPVQAVKGISFTINRGQCVGLVGESGCGKSTTSEILVRLLDATDGEILFEGQDIGATAARRFASDAMRANIQMVFQDATDSLNPRHTARQTIAEPLRRLGHMSGAALAARIEDLAQLVGLPLPLLERFPHQLSGGQKARVGIARAVALNPKFLILDEPTAALDVSIQAVVLNLLVDLRAKLNLSYLFVSHDLHVVRLLCDHVIVMKDGQIVEQGSAENVMSNPQSAYTKSLIAAAPKPPQRRQAS; from the coding sequence ATGCTTAGCGTCAAAGATCTCTGCGTAAAATTCCAAACCCGGCGTGGCGCAGTAGACGCGGTGCGTGGCATAAGTTTCGAAGTATCCAAAGGCGAGATTCTCGGGATTGTCGGAGAAAGCGGGTCAGGCAAATCGGTCACATCTTATGCCTTGATGCGTATTCTTGATGCGGGCGGCACAATTACAGCAGGCGAAGCCGTCTATTCCGGTGTTGATTTGCGCCGCGCCGCAGAGCGTGACATGCGCAACATTCGCGGGCGCGAAATTTCGATGATTTTTCAGAACCCGCGCGCGGCGCTTAACCCGATCCGCAAGGTGGGGCATCAAATCGAGGACGTGTTGCGCCAGCATGCCCGCGCGACACGCTACGACGCCCGCATCAAGGCTGTTGAAGCGTTGAAGGCCGTTCGGATCAATGATCCCGAATCGCGCTATGATGCCTATCCTTTTGAGCTTTCAGGGGGCATGTGTCAGCGGATCGTCTGCGCGCTGGCACTGGCTTGTGATCCACGCCTTTTGATTGCAGATGAACCGACCACGGGGCTCGATATCACGACTCAAAAGGCAGTCATGGATCTTGTGCGCGACCTGATCCGGGCGCGTGACATGAGCAGTATACTGATCACCCATGACCTTGGGCTTGCTGCGCAGTATTGTGATCGCATTCTGGTAATGAAGGATGGGGTGATCGTGGAACAAGGCGATCCCGTGCAGATTTTCAGTGAACCTCAGCATCCATATAGTCGCAAGTTGGTGGATGCCACGCCGCGGATAGGCGCGAGCGTGCGCAGCCTGCTGCCCCCCGAGGATCGCGCCAGCGAACTGGTGGTAGAAGTAAGCGATCAGCCACTGTTGCAGGTGCGCAATCTGGTGAAGACCTATGCTGGAAAGTCGGGGCCGGTACAGGCGGTCAAAGGCATTTCTTTCACCATCAATCGGGGCCAATGTGTGGGGTTGGTCGGCGAAAGCGGATGTGGTAAATCCACCACTTCCGAAATTCTGGTGCGGTTGCTGGACGCAACAGATGGAGAGATCCTGTTCGAAGGCCAGGACATTGGTGCAACCGCGGCGCGTCGCTTTGCCAGCGATGCGATGCGCGCGAACATCCAGATGGTATTTCAGGACGCCACAGACAGTTTGAACCCGCGCCATACTGCGCGCCAAACCATTGCGGAGCCTCTGCGACGGCTGGGACATATGAGCGGCGCGGCGTTGGCCGCGCGCATAGAGGATCTGGCGCAATTGGTCGGGCTGCCCTTGCCACTGCTGGAGCGGTTTCCACATCAATTGTCGGGCGGTCAGAAAGCGCGGGTTGGCATTGCCCGTGCTGTTGCGCTCAATCCAAAGTTCCTGATTCTGGATGAGCCCACGGCGGCGCTGGATGTCTCCATTCAGGCTGTTGTATTGAATCTATTGGTAGATTTACGCGCGAAACTGAACCTAAGTTATCTTTTTGTCAGTCATGATCTGCATGTTGTCCGCTTGTTATGTGACCATGTGATCGTCATGAAAGACGGTCAGATCGTCGAACAGGGCAGCGCAGAGAACGTCATGTCCAACCCGCAAAGCGCTTACACAAAATCCCTGATCGCAGCGGCACCCAAACCGCCACAACGCCGTCAGGCCAGCTGA
- the atzF gene encoding allophanate hydrolase: MLSKLPFTMSALRAAYAAGTRPADVIDELFARLDAVGDPGIFIHLRDRDGLRAEAEALGDFDGDKPLWGIPFAAKDNIDVAGIETTAGCPAYAYTPEKDAFVIAKLRDAGAIMIGKTNLDQFATGLVGVRTPYGAPLNAVDPEIVPGGSSGGSGVIVGHGIVSFSLGTDTAGSGRVPAALNNIVGLKPTLGALSASGVVPACRTLDTVSIFALTVDDAYAAFAVARGFDPADAYSKPLQHAALSEPEMPLRIGVPDAASIEFFGDEVQRAAFERDIAILCANGAVIEPIDFEPLHAIARMLYEGAWVAERYTVIDDLLRRDPQAIHPVTRKIITHAETMSAADAFRGIYRLADLKRAAEPMLEGLDMLCVPTIPTFYSVADLEADPVAPNSNNGTYTNFVNLLDMCGIAVPTAPRSDGRPGSVTLLAGAGGDALVASVAREFEVDCTRNLGATTHPVTTPAPLPAAASDHIDLAVCGAHMRELPLNWQLTDLGARFERATRSSPDYKFYALAGGPPARPGLIYAEGPGSGSIALEIWSVPKTELGTFLAGIPAPLGIGTIVLEDGSTVKGFLCETRGIKGAKDITALGDWRSFLARESTLA, from the coding sequence ATGCTCAGCAAACTGCCCTTTACCATGAGCGCCCTGCGGGCCGCCTATGCTGCCGGAACACGCCCGGCAGACGTCATTGACGAGCTCTTTGCACGACTTGACGCAGTCGGCGATCCGGGCATTTTCATTCATCTGCGCGACAGGGATGGGTTGCGGGCTGAGGCGGAAGCGTTGGGCGATTTTGATGGGGACAAACCGCTCTGGGGCATCCCCTTTGCTGCCAAGGACAATATCGACGTGGCGGGGATTGAAACCACAGCCGGCTGCCCCGCCTATGCCTATACCCCTGAGAAAGACGCCTTTGTGATTGCTAAACTGCGCGACGCGGGAGCGATTATGATCGGGAAGACAAACCTTGATCAATTCGCGACCGGTCTGGTGGGTGTGCGGACGCCCTACGGTGCGCCACTCAACGCTGTCGATCCCGAGATCGTGCCGGGGGGATCATCCGGTGGGTCGGGTGTCATCGTCGGGCATGGAATCGTGTCGTTTTCGTTGGGCACGGATACTGCCGGATCAGGCCGGGTACCCGCCGCGCTGAACAATATCGTGGGGCTCAAGCCAACGCTGGGCGCCCTTTCAGCCAGCGGTGTTGTGCCAGCCTGTCGCACGCTGGATACGGTGTCGATCTTTGCCCTGACCGTGGATGACGCCTATGCCGCCTTCGCGGTGGCTCGCGGATTTGATCCAGCCGATGCCTACAGTAAACCCTTGCAACATGCGGCGCTGTCAGAGCCGGAAATGCCCCTGCGGATCGGGGTGCCGGATGCCGCCTCCATCGAATTTTTCGGGGATGAAGTGCAAAGGGCAGCCTTTGAACGGGATATCGCGATTCTGTGCGCAAACGGGGCGGTTATTGAACCCATCGACTTTGAGCCACTCCACGCCATAGCGCGCATGCTCTATGAGGGCGCATGGGTGGCCGAGCGTTACACGGTCATTGACGATCTGCTCCGCCGCGATCCGCAAGCCATTCATCCCGTGACACGCAAAATCATCACACACGCAGAAACCATGTCTGCCGCAGATGCATTCCGGGGTATCTATCGATTGGCAGATTTGAAACGTGCCGCAGAACCAATGTTGGAAGGCCTCGATATGCTCTGTGTGCCCACGATCCCAACGTTTTATTCGGTGGCTGATCTGGAGGCCGATCCCGTTGCACCCAATTCCAACAATGGCACCTACACAAATTTCGTGAACCTGCTCGACATGTGCGGTATCGCCGTTCCGACAGCGCCGCGCAGCGATGGCCGACCAGGCAGTGTCACCCTTTTGGCCGGCGCGGGAGGTGACGCGTTGGTGGCTTCCGTTGCACGCGAATTCGAAGTTGACTGCACGCGCAATTTGGGGGCCACGACGCATCCAGTGACAACACCCGCTCCGTTGCCTGCAGCAGCATCCGACCACATTGATCTCGCTGTTTGCGGTGCGCATATGCGCGAACTGCCGCTCAATTGGCAGTTGACCGATCTGGGCGCACGGTTTGAGCGCGCCACGCGCTCTTCGCCGGATTATAAATTCTACGCGCTGGCCGGTGGGCCGCCTGCCAGACCCGGCCTGATATACGCCGAAGGGCCCGGTTCCGGATCCATCGCACTGGAAATCTGGTCGGTGCCCAAAACTGAACTTGGCACGTTTCTGGCGGGGATCCCGGCCCCGCTCGGCATTGGAACCATTGTGCTTGAAGATGGATCAACTGTGAAAGGCTTCCTATGTGAAACGCGAGGCATAAAAGGTGCCAAAGACATTACAGCCCTTGGCGACTGGCGCAGCTTCCTTGCCCGTGAAAGCACGCTGGCATGA
- a CDS encoding RidA family protein, with product MTSHAEERLFELGFELPSDWTPRGQFLPFRKDGLIVYLSGQICEWAGEVTHIGPVTDTPEALETARTAAQICALNLLYRLREACEGDLDRVDVVLRLGGFVNCGSGFPHSPAVINGATEVFIAAFGDQGWHARTAVGVSGLPGNASVEVDAIVRLKS from the coding sequence ATGACATCACACGCCGAAGAACGTCTGTTTGAGTTGGGTTTCGAGTTACCTTCCGACTGGACACCGCGCGGGCAGTTTTTACCGTTTCGAAAGGATGGACTTATTGTCTATCTCTCCGGCCAGATCTGCGAATGGGCGGGAGAGGTCACACATATCGGCCCTGTCACCGATACCCCGGAAGCCCTTGAAACTGCTCGAACAGCGGCGCAGATTTGCGCGCTGAACCTGCTTTATCGGCTCCGCGAGGCCTGCGAGGGAGATCTGGATCGAGTAGATGTTGTCCTGCGACTTGGCGGGTTCGTGAATTGTGGCTCCGGGTTTCCGCACAGTCCTGCGGTAATCAACGGTGCCACTGAAGTTTTCATCGCGGCTTTTGGCGATCAGGGATGGCACGCTCGCACGGCAGTTGGTGTGTCCGGACTGCCGGGCAACGCCTCAGTCGAGGTAGATGCAATCGTCCGCCTCAAAAGCTGA
- a CDS encoding amidase, protein MLTKSDMNAGPLAQAKQRINQWDPHIHAFVTVMDVNEEGADMHSGPLAGLTVGIKDIIDVAGLPTRNGSDACLDAKPASCDAPVVAALRAAGASIVGKTTTTEFAFTDPTPCRNPHDLRRSPGGSSSGSGAAVAAGLVDIALGTQTAGSLCRPAAYCGAVGFKPSAGVLSMEGVTPLAHSFDAVGIIAGSVEKAQIAFEAMSPECANSGNLEKARVTATSGLWKTDVAPQQDAIAALRDAELAATGSGVHLTAHPLEADVDAIVDAHRVVMTSEAATAHAGMLRGVRAKMLKQKFAAGLRAGMSVSRDALVAAKQLLAQEKTAFWTGMSEIDVVITLPVPEGPPLMDGTTGYQDWLTPWTVFGGPLVCLPWGLDGLGRPRSVMLAAHPGQDAWLLAFAGMLEACAPDLPAPKLPTG, encoded by the coding sequence ATGCTGACAAAATCAGACATGAACGCCGGTCCGCTTGCGCAGGCCAAGCAAAGGATCAATCAATGGGATCCTCATATCCATGCGTTTGTTACAGTCATGGATGTAAACGAAGAGGGGGCCGACATGCATTCGGGCCCGCTTGCGGGTCTGACAGTCGGGATCAAGGATATCATTGATGTTGCGGGACTGCCCACCCGCAACGGGAGCGACGCTTGCCTGGATGCAAAACCCGCGAGTTGTGACGCTCCTGTGGTTGCGGCCTTGCGCGCTGCAGGTGCAAGTATTGTTGGCAAGACGACCACGACTGAATTCGCTTTCACTGACCCGACACCTTGCCGCAATCCCCATGATCTGCGCCGTTCACCCGGAGGTTCCAGCAGTGGCTCAGGTGCCGCCGTGGCCGCCGGTCTGGTTGATATCGCGCTTGGAACGCAAACGGCCGGGTCGCTTTGCCGTCCGGCCGCCTATTGCGGCGCAGTCGGGTTCAAACCTTCAGCAGGTGTTTTATCGATGGAAGGTGTGACACCCTTGGCGCACAGTTTTGACGCGGTCGGCATTATTGCCGGGTCTGTGGAAAAGGCGCAGATCGCATTTGAGGCGATGTCACCTGAGTGCGCCAATTCTGGTAACCTCGAAAAGGCGCGAGTGACCGCGACAAGCGGGTTGTGGAAAACCGATGTCGCACCACAGCAGGATGCCATAGCGGCGTTGCGCGACGCTGAACTGGCGGCAACTGGATCCGGGGTTCATCTCACCGCGCATCCGCTTGAAGCAGATGTTGACGCGATTGTAGATGCGCACCGGGTGGTCATGACTTCGGAAGCCGCCACCGCCCATGCTGGTATGTTACGGGGGGTGCGGGCGAAAATGCTGAAACAAAAATTTGCGGCAGGGCTTCGGGCGGGGATGTCGGTTTCGCGTGATGCTTTGGTGGCGGCCAAACAGCTTTTGGCGCAGGAAAAGACCGCCTTCTGGACAGGTATGTCGGAGATTGATGTTGTGATCACCTTGCCGGTACCCGAGGGTCCGCCCCTTATGGATGGCACGACTGGCTATCAGGACTGGTTAACGCCCTGGACGGTTTTTGGCGGCCCGCTTGTGTGTCTGCCTTGGGGATTGGATGGATTGGGGCGGCCCAGATCGGTAATGCTGGCGGCGCATCCGGGACAGGATGCATGGCTCTTAGCGTTCGCTGGAATGCTTGAGGCTTGTGCCCCAGATTTGCCCGCACCAAAACTGCCAACCGGGTAG
- a CDS encoding nitrile hydratase subunit alpha, translating to MPHDHTHKQHEALTVEDEAGNIEAQIIVDGLQEFLSKKGLLTAREVTSAIEKLESPGIRLGARVVAKAWTDPNYKQRLHKDGRAAVQALDIPVTEARIIVVENAPTLHNSITCTLCSCYPRSILGQPPSCYNSKAYRARSVRKPHRVLSEFRIELPKDMQLIVHDGNADMRYLVLPEPPANAAKHAPVELEALVSRDHLIGVTKNIAAQC from the coding sequence ATGCCCCATGATCACACCCACAAGCAGCATGAAGCTCTGACTGTGGAAGATGAAGCCGGGAACATCGAGGCACAAATCATTGTGGATGGCTTGCAGGAGTTCCTTTCAAAAAAGGGTCTCTTGACCGCGCGAGAGGTGACGTCGGCAATTGAAAAGCTGGAAAGCCCGGGCATCCGTCTGGGGGCCCGGGTGGTTGCGAAGGCCTGGACCGATCCCAACTATAAACAGCGCCTTCACAAAGACGGCCGTGCGGCAGTGCAAGCGCTTGATATCCCGGTCACGGAGGCACGGATCATCGTCGTTGAAAACGCGCCGACCCTGCATAATTCAATCACCTGCACGTTATGTTCCTGCTATCCTCGGTCGATACTCGGGCAGCCCCCATCATGCTATAATTCCAAGGCGTATCGCGCACGCTCCGTACGTAAGCCACACCGTGTGCTTTCTGAATTTAGAATTGAGCTACCAAAGGACATGCAACTGATTGTTCATGACGGCAATGCGGATATGCGGTATCTGGTCTTGCCAGAACCACCAGCGAACGCGGCAAAACATGCGCCGGTGGAACTGGAAGCGTTGGTTTCGCGGGATCATCTGATCGGCGTGACAAAAAATATCGCTGCACAATGCTGA
- a CDS encoding nitrile hydratase subunit beta, with the protein MTRFSPGDPVRGLELEKAGHVRIPYYTRTQVGRIEECCGTYLHPEELAVGNTAGQAIGLYRVTFAQTQLWPDDVHPRRDRPVLEIYDQRLPPAEEVPHAP; encoded by the coding sequence ATGACACGTTTTTCGCCCGGAGACCCGGTGCGAGGGCTTGAACTCGAAAAGGCAGGACATGTTCGCATTCCTTATTACACCCGCACACAGGTGGGACGTATCGAAGAATGCTGCGGAACCTATTTGCACCCGGAAGAGCTTGCCGTTGGCAATACCGCGGGACAGGCCATTGGTCTTTATCGCGTTACATTTGCTCAAACCCAACTTTGGCCAGACGATGTGCACCCGAGACGAGATCGGCCTGTCCTAGAAATCTACGATCAGCGGTTGCCACCCGCAGAGGAGGTCCCACATGCCCCATGA
- a CDS encoding nitrile hydratase subunit beta, whose protein sequence is MALPSSGYGEGLNVERKGIQRYHDVGGDQAGDIPMVELLWMHREKQVEAIRTLLGDCTGRIVSPDEVQRGFESFGLKKYNSLSFYRRRLEAMTYTLTEKGIVSGRDFDGATHARWSDPDNGQ, encoded by the coding sequence ATGGCGCTACCATCCTCTGGGTATGGAGAGGGTTTGAATGTCGAACGAAAAGGGATCCAAAGGTATCATGACGTCGGCGGAGATCAGGCGGGCGACATCCCAATGGTCGAACTGCTCTGGATGCACCGGGAAAAACAGGTTGAGGCCATCAGGACTCTATTGGGCGATTGCACGGGCAGAATTGTTTCTCCGGATGAAGTCCAGCGTGGTTTTGAAAGCTTTGGCCTTAAAAAATACAACAGCTTGTCCTTTTACAGGCGTCGGCTGGAAGCAATGACGTATACCCTGACTGAAAAAGGGATCGTCTCGGGACGAGATTTCGACGGCGCGACTCACGCGCGGTGGTCCGATCCCGACAACGGTCAATGA